One part of the Aurantibacillus circumpalustris genome encodes these proteins:
- a CDS encoding LolA family protein gives MKKLLAFLFLVSTLIFNAQEQDPKAKAVLDDVSKLTKSYKTINADIVFTMFDKDKKATEKPQNWKIQVKGQKFKLEIPGTVIVCDGKTLWNYNKDAKEVTIKNFDPNNEDQNPSTMFTMYETGYKYKYDKEQTVAGAPSNLIDLYPAIKPEKKKFHTVKLAISKTKKQIVQMKMMMKDGGTQVYDIKAMKINTEMPDALFVFDLKGFKADQISDERD, from the coding sequence ATGAAAAAATTATTAGCCTTCCTTTTTTTAGTCAGTACCCTTATTTTTAACGCCCAGGAGCAAGATCCAAAAGCAAAAGCGGTACTTGACGATGTAAGTAAACTTACCAAGTCATACAAAACTATTAATGCTGATATTGTTTTTACAATGTTCGACAAAGACAAAAAGGCCACTGAAAAGCCACAGAATTGGAAAATTCAGGTTAAAGGACAAAAGTTTAAATTAGAAATTCCTGGGACGGTGATTGTGTGTGATGGTAAAACGTTATGGAATTACAATAAGGATGCAAAAGAAGTAACCATTAAGAACTTTGATCCAAACAACGAAGACCAAAATCCAAGCACCATGTTTACGATGTACGAAACAGGATACAAATACAAATACGACAAAGAACAAACTGTTGCTGGTGCCCCAAGTAATTTAATAGATCTCTATCCGGCCATTAAACCCGAAAAGAAAAAATTTCATACCGTAAAACTGGCAATCAGTAAAACAAAAAAGCAAATTGTGCAAATGAAGATGATGATGAAAGATGGTGGCACACAGGTTTACGACATTAAAGCGATGAAGATAAATACCGAAATGCCTGATGCTTTATTTGTATTTGATTTAAAGGGCTTTAAAGCTGATCAGATCAGCGACGAAAGAGATTAA
- a CDS encoding GNAT family N-acetyltransferase, which produces MEKITLVEYKPDYQDGINHMMLGIEKEFPIPITSPQSTRISEVYQLTDQKFWVALFDRKVVGTVGLQLYSNGNAVVKRMMVDKEFRGSSHSTATLLLNKSVEWGRGQGVKQIFLGTMDQFIAAQKFYLKKGFIEIKISDLPSDYSSNPIDSLYYRIDL; this is translated from the coding sequence GTGGAAAAGATCACACTAGTTGAATATAAACCAGATTATCAGGACGGCATTAATCATATGATGCTTGGGATCGAAAAAGAATTTCCAATTCCAATTACCTCACCACAAAGCACACGCATTAGTGAAGTTTATCAATTAACCGACCAGAAATTTTGGGTCGCACTTTTTGATAGGAAAGTAGTTGGAACTGTTGGTTTGCAACTTTACTCAAACGGAAATGCCGTCGTAAAAAGGATGATGGTGGATAAAGAATTTAGGGGAAGTTCGCATAGTACCGCTACACTGTTATTAAATAAAAGTGTGGAGTGGGGCAGGGGACAAGGCGTTAAACAAATTTTTCTTGGAACGATGGATCAATTCATAGCTGCTCAAAAATTTTATCTAAAGAAAGGGTTTATAGAGATTAAAATATCCGATCTTCCGAGTGATTATAGTTCGAACCCGATTGATAGTTTGTATTATAGAATAGATCTGTAG
- the secDF gene encoding protein translocase subunit SecDF has product MQNKGAIKIFAILLALACIFYLSFTWVTKGVEKEAGEYAQSKASARYPSGNMDSLNAYAAILADRYLDSMKKITVYDILVAEYTYEECKKNEINLGLDLRGGMNVTLEVSVIDIIKNLSNNSTDVPFNAALAETQKNLGVNNNDDFITLFEKTYKKTAPNSRLAPLFQTIENKSKIGYNSSNEEVIKFIRERVEESIGNAEKTFRSRIDRFGVSQPNIQKLGTGGRILVELPGVKDKARVRELLQGTANLEFWETYENGEIAPLLDKANAIISRELHGSKRDTSAVADSLAPKNVVAKADSTSADSTAAATASVNPQDTAIKGFQKRAPLYAFYQNVLPLVPLKGRVQVDKDGKPERYAEGASVGIATSRADTAKVNAYLRIARSKNVFPSKLKFMWGSKEVEQKDESGKVVGSYFELFAIKQTDSKGKAALSGDIITDARKDYTQQSGGVPLISMSMNSEAAQKWKTITGANKGKCIAVVMDNMVYSAPRVNSEISGGQSQITGNFTDSEADALAAILSAGKLPAPAHIVEESIVGPTLGQESIDSGLTSFGIALLVILVFMYVYYNKAGMVANIALIANMFFIMGILTSLGAVLTLPGIAGIVLTIGLAVDANILIFERIREELTLGKSTSQSIKEGFKHAMSSIIDSNVTLAILAVILYVFGSGPVQGFATTLFIGICTSLFSAILITRVMFEWMLERKMEIPFDNNLTRNAFKNLHFDFVGKRKIYYAVSTAIIVLGIVFYFKNGGLNLGVDFKGGRTYQVHFKKDVNTEDIKKALEPVFPDAALEVKSIGAGTSNKAKITTTYRVTDNNPNADHEVEVQLNKGLASLNIPYTIPQQQKVGPTIATDIVYGAYGAILFSCLMMFLYIVVRFRKWQYGLGSVVALFHDVLIVLSCYTICDGLLPLEIGQDFIAAILTVMGYTMTETVVVFDRIREKLRDSGKTDVYGEERNTLINYALNSTLSRTILTSLTVFFVLVVIFIFGGESIRGFIFALLIGRVIGTYSSLCISTPIVVDFDKKQ; this is encoded by the coding sequence ATGCAAAACAAAGGTGCCATTAAAATATTTGCCATCCTATTAGCTCTGGCCTGTATTTTTTATTTATCATTTACTTGGGTTACTAAGGGTGTTGAAAAGGAAGCAGGGGAATACGCCCAATCAAAAGCGAGCGCCAGATATCCTTCCGGTAATATGGATTCATTGAACGCTTATGCAGCAATACTAGCTGACCGTTACCTTGACTCGATGAAGAAAATTACTGTGTACGACATTCTGGTTGCAGAGTACACATATGAGGAGTGTAAAAAGAACGAAATTAATCTTGGTCTGGATTTACGTGGTGGAATGAACGTTACGTTAGAAGTTTCGGTTATCGACATCATAAAAAATCTTTCTAATAATAGTACGGATGTTCCTTTTAATGCCGCCTTAGCTGAAACACAAAAGAATTTAGGTGTAAATAACAATGATGATTTCATCACTTTGTTTGAAAAGACCTATAAAAAAACGGCTCCAAATAGTCGTTTAGCTCCGTTGTTTCAAACAATTGAAAATAAATCAAAGATTGGTTATAATTCTTCGAATGAAGAAGTAATTAAATTTATAAGAGAGCGTGTTGAAGAATCGATTGGAAATGCAGAAAAAACTTTCCGTAGTCGTATTGACCGTTTTGGTGTTTCTCAACCAAACATTCAGAAATTAGGAACTGGTGGACGTATACTTGTAGAGTTACCAGGTGTTAAAGATAAAGCGCGTGTTCGTGAGTTATTACAAGGAACAGCAAACCTAGAATTCTGGGAAACTTATGAAAATGGAGAAATTGCACCTTTATTAGACAAAGCAAATGCGATTATTAGCCGAGAATTACACGGTTCCAAAAGAGATACCTCTGCTGTTGCTGATTCTTTGGCTCCTAAAAATGTTGTAGCTAAAGCTGATTCAACTTCGGCAGATTCAACAGCAGCTGCTACAGCTTCTGTTAATCCACAAGATACCGCTATTAAAGGTTTTCAAAAGAGAGCGCCATTATATGCGTTTTACCAAAATGTATTGCCGCTTGTGCCTTTAAAAGGACGCGTTCAAGTTGACAAAGACGGTAAGCCTGAGAGATATGCAGAAGGTGCTTCGGTTGGTATTGCAACTTCAAGAGCTGATACTGCAAAGGTAAACGCTTATTTACGCATTGCGCGTTCTAAAAATGTTTTCCCTTCAAAATTAAAATTCATGTGGGGTTCCAAAGAAGTGGAACAAAAGGATGAAAGTGGAAAAGTTGTTGGTAGCTATTTCGAATTGTTCGCTATTAAACAAACTGACAGTAAAGGGAAAGCTGCTTTAAGTGGTGATATTATTACTGACGCACGTAAAGATTATACGCAACAATCAGGTGGTGTTCCATTAATCAGTATGAGTATGAACAGTGAAGCTGCTCAGAAATGGAAAACAATTACTGGTGCTAACAAAGGAAAATGTATCGCAGTAGTGATGGATAACATGGTGTATTCTGCTCCACGCGTTAATTCAGAGATTTCAGGCGGACAGTCACAAATTACAGGAAACTTTACAGATTCTGAAGCAGATGCTTTAGCTGCTATTTTAAGTGCGGGTAAATTACCTGCTCCTGCTCATATTGTTGAGGAAAGTATTGTTGGACCTACTTTAGGGCAAGAGTCTATCGATTCAGGTTTAACCAGTTTTGGTATTGCTTTATTGGTAATTCTTGTATTCATGTACGTGTATTACAATAAGGCTGGTATGGTAGCGAACATTGCTTTGATAGCAAATATGTTCTTTATCATGGGAATTCTAACCTCCCTTGGTGCTGTATTAACATTACCTGGTATTGCTGGTATTGTATTAACTATTGGTTTAGCGGTGGATGCGAATATCCTCATCTTCGAACGTATACGTGAAGAGCTCACGCTCGGCAAGAGCACTTCTCAGTCAATTAAAGAAGGGTTTAAACATGCAATGTCTTCCATTATTGACTCTAACGTTACTTTGGCAATTTTGGCGGTAATTCTTTATGTATTTGGTTCAGGTCCGGTGCAAGGTTTTGCAACTACCTTATTTATTGGTATTTGTACGTCTTTATTCTCGGCTATTCTAATTACACGTGTAATGTTCGAATGGATGTTAGAGCGTAAAATGGAAATTCCTTTTGATAATAATTTAACGCGTAATGCATTTAAAAATCTTCATTTTGATTTTGTAGGAAAACGTAAAATTTATTACGCAGTTTCAACCGCTATCATTGTTTTAGGGATTGTGTTTTATTTTAAAAATGGCGGTTTAAATTTAGGTGTTGATTTTAAAGGTGGCCGTACGTATCAAGTACACTTTAAAAAAGACGTGAATACTGAAGATATTAAGAAAGCTTTAGAACCAGTGTTTCCAGATGCAGCGCTTGAAGTTAAAAGTATTGGTGCTGGAACTTCAAACAAAGCTAAAATAACTACTACATACCGTGTAACGGATAATAATCCTAACGCTGATCATGAAGTGGAAGTGCAGTTGAACAAAGGTTTAGCTTCATTGAATATACCTTACACCATTCCTCAACAACAAAAGGTTGGTCCAACCATCGCAACTGACATTGTTTACGGTGCTTATGGGGCGATTTTATTTTCTTGTTTAATGATGTTCTTATACATTGTTGTTCGTTTCCGTAAATGGCAATATGGTTTAGGTTCGGTTGTGGCTTTATTCCATGACGTGCTTATTGTATTATCATGTTATACTATTTGTGATGGACTTCTTCCTTTAGAAATTGGTCAAGATTTTATCGCTGCGATTTTAACGGTTATGGGTTATACCATGACAGAAACAGTAGTTGTGTTTGATAGGATTCGTGAGAAATTAAGAGACAGCGGTAAAACGGATGTTTATGGAGAAGAGCGTAATACTTTAATTAACTATGCTTTAAACAGTACCTTAAGTCGTACGATCTTAACATCGTTAACGGTATTCTTTGTACTCGTTGTTATTTTTATTTTCGGAGGAGAAAGTATCCGTGGATTTATCTTCGCTTTATTAATAGGTCGTGTTATTGGTACTTATTCATCGTTATGTATCTCTACTCCAATAGTTGTAGATTTCGATAAGAAACAATAA
- the secA gene encoding preprotein translocase subunit SecA yields the protein MFDFLKKLFGTKSEKDIKNLESKVEEINSIFASLNSISDNDLRAKSAALKASIKEAIKPQNDKILEIKMRIDNDVDMDVNTKEGLYKEIDDIEKEITEELGTILTSHLPEAFAVLKETARRFKDNKELSVTANEFDKDLSKTHKNVEIKGETANYKNTWLAAGTEITWDMVHYDVQLIGGMVLHDGKIAEMTTGEGKTLVSTLPIFLNALGGRGVHVVTVNNYLAKRDSEWNAPLFQFHGLSVDCIDKHEPNTDERRKAYNCDVTYGTNNEFGFDYLRDNMARGVDELVQRKHNYAIVDEVDSVLIDDARTPLIISGPTPQGDKHEFIEYKPRIEKLVNVQRQYIQTCIIEAKKLMAEGKEKEAGIPLLRAYRGLPKNGALIKLLSEQGARALLQKTENHYMQDQNKEMHKIDVELYFTIEEKNNHVELSEKGIDFLTGNSDDPKFFVIPNVGDEIAEIEKGISDPKEKTAAKEVVMREFSIKSERIHTVNQLLKAYTVFEKDTEYVIDGGQVKIVDEQTGRIMDGRRYSDGLHQAIEAKENVKIEAATQTYATVTLQNYFRMYHKLAGMTGTATTEAQEFWSIYKLDVVEIPTNRPITRKDEQDLVYKTKREKYNAVIEEVEKLVAAGRPVLIGTTTVEISELLSRMLKLRGIKHNVLNAKLHAKEAEIVAEAGKSGTVTIATNMAGRGTDIKLGPGVKEAGGLAIIGTERHESRRVDRQLRGRAGRQGDPGSSQFFASLEDNLMRLFGSERIASLMDRMGLKEGEVIQHSMITKSIERAQKKVEENNFGIRKRLIEYDDVMNAQREVIYKRRRNALYGDKLSIDIANMIYEVADAIVIEYQPINDYEGFTLECIKNFGIESPFNEQQFKSGKEDDLIHQLFEVAQKRYLEKAHQISEQALPVVRDVYKNPNNNFENIVTPFTDGIKVLQVMVNLKKAFESNGRELFLGFEKAVVLAMIDDSWKEHLRELDDLKQAVQNASLEQKDPLVIYKLESFNLFKEMINKANKEVISFLMKGGLPNENNNQPQARFTQEAPQQKKEKLVETRDEHAIEEQNAQQKPKSQPIRVEAKIGRNDPCPCGSGKKYKACHGAGIA from the coding sequence ATGTTTGATTTTCTTAAAAAGCTGTTTGGTACTAAAAGTGAGAAAGATATTAAAAACCTTGAGTCTAAAGTAGAAGAAATAAATTCCATTTTTGCATCACTAAATTCAATTTCAGATAATGACCTGCGTGCTAAATCTGCAGCATTAAAAGCTTCTATAAAAGAGGCAATTAAACCTCAAAATGACAAAATTCTTGAAATCAAAATGCGCATTGACAATGACGTAGATATGGATGTTAACACCAAGGAAGGTCTTTATAAGGAAATTGACGACATTGAAAAAGAAATTACGGAAGAACTTGGAACCATTCTTACAAGCCACTTACCTGAAGCCTTTGCCGTTTTAAAAGAAACAGCCAGAAGATTTAAAGACAATAAAGAACTTTCAGTAACCGCAAATGAATTTGATAAAGATTTATCCAAAACACATAAAAACGTTGAGATAAAAGGTGAGACGGCCAACTATAAAAACACATGGTTAGCTGCAGGTACAGAAATTACATGGGACATGGTGCATTACGATGTTCAGTTAATTGGTGGAATGGTTTTACACGATGGTAAGATTGCTGAAATGACAACAGGTGAGGGAAAAACACTCGTGTCTACTTTACCAATATTTTTAAATGCATTGGGTGGACGAGGCGTACACGTTGTAACCGTAAACAATTACCTCGCCAAACGTGACAGTGAGTGGAACGCTCCTTTATTTCAATTTCATGGCTTAAGTGTAGATTGTATTGATAAACACGAGCCAAATACGGATGAACGTCGTAAGGCATATAACTGCGATGTAACTTACGGGACTAATAACGAATTTGGTTTTGATTACCTGCGTGATAATATGGCGCGCGGTGTGGATGAGCTCGTACAACGCAAACATAACTATGCCATTGTTGATGAGGTCGATTCAGTTTTGATTGACGATGCGCGTACGCCTTTAATCATTAGCGGTCCAACTCCACAAGGTGACAAACATGAATTCATTGAATACAAACCACGTATTGAAAAGTTGGTGAATGTTCAAAGACAATACATTCAAACCTGCATTATTGAAGCCAAAAAATTAATGGCTGAGGGTAAGGAAAAAGAAGCGGGTATTCCCTTATTGCGTGCTTACAGAGGTCTTCCAAAAAACGGCGCGCTCATTAAGCTTTTAAGTGAACAAGGTGCTAGAGCCTTATTACAAAAAACCGAGAATCATTATATGCAGGATCAAAATAAAGAAATGCATAAAATTGATGTTGAACTTTATTTTACAATTGAAGAAAAAAATAATCACGTTGAACTTTCTGAAAAAGGAATTGACTTTTTAACAGGAAACAGTGATGATCCAAAGTTTTTTGTAATTCCAAACGTTGGAGACGAAATAGCTGAGATTGAAAAAGGAATTTCAGATCCAAAAGAAAAAACTGCTGCAAAAGAAGTGGTAATGCGCGAATTCAGTATTAAGAGTGAGCGTATTCATACAGTAAACCAGTTATTAAAAGCTTACACCGTTTTTGAAAAAGATACCGAGTATGTTATTGATGGTGGACAAGTGAAAATTGTTGACGAACAAACCGGTCGTATTATGGACGGTCGTCGTTACAGCGATGGATTACACCAAGCTATTGAAGCGAAAGAAAATGTGAAAATTGAAGCAGCAACGCAAACTTACGCTACTGTAACACTTCAAAATTACTTCCGTATGTACCACAAATTAGCGGGTATGACAGGTACTGCAACGACTGAGGCACAGGAGTTCTGGAGCATTTATAAATTAGATGTTGTAGAAATACCAACCAACAGACCGATCACTCGTAAGGACGAACAAGATTTAGTTTACAAAACGAAACGTGAAAAATATAATGCCGTAATTGAAGAAGTTGAAAAATTAGTAGCGGCAGGGAGACCAGTTTTAATTGGTACTACCACGGTTGAAATTTCTGAGTTATTAAGTAGAATGCTAAAACTTCGTGGCATTAAACACAATGTATTAAACGCGAAACTTCACGCTAAAGAAGCTGAAATTGTTGCGGAAGCCGGTAAGTCGGGAACCGTTACCATTGCAACAAACATGGCTGGTCGTGGAACGGATATTAAACTTGGGCCTGGTGTTAAAGAAGCTGGCGGTTTAGCAATTATTGGTACAGAGCGTCATGAAAGTCGTCGTGTTGACAGACAGTTACGTGGTCGTGCTGGTCGTCAAGGTGATCCAGGAAGTTCTCAATTCTTTGCCAGTTTGGAAGATAATTTAATGCGTTTATTCGGTAGCGAACGTATCGCCTCTTTAATGGATCGTATGGGATTAAAAGAAGGTGAAGTTATTCAACACAGCATGATTACCAAGAGTATTGAACGTGCACAAAAGAAAGTGGAAGAAAATAACTTTGGAATTCGGAAGCGTTTGATTGAGTATGATGATGTAATGAATGCGCAACGTGAAGTAATTTACAAACGCAGAAGAAACGCATTGTATGGCGATAAATTAAGTATCGACATCGCCAACATGATTTACGAAGTGGCAGATGCTATTGTTATTGAGTATCAACCAATAAATGATTACGAAGGTTTTACTTTAGAGTGCATTAAAAACTTTGGTATTGAGAGTCCATTTAACGAACAACAATTCAAAAGTGGCAAAGAAGATGATTTAATTCACCAATTATTTGAGGTAGCCCAAAAACGCTATTTGGAAAAAGCACATCAAATTTCTGAACAAGCACTTCCAGTTGTAAGAGACGTTTACAAAAATCCAAATAACAATTTTGAAAACATTGTAACTCCATTTACCGACGGCATTAAGGTGTTGCAAGTTATGGTGAATCTTAAAAAAGCGTTTGAAAGTAACGGGCGTGAATTGTTTTTAGGTTTTGAAAAAGCAGTAGTTCTTGCGATGATTGATGATTCATGGAAAGAACATTTACGTGAATTAGATGATTTAAAACAAGCCGTTCAAAATGCATCATTGGAGCAAAAAGATCCTTTGGTTATTTATAAGTTGGAGTCCTTTAATCTTTTCAAAGAAATGATTAATAAGGCAAACAAAGAAGTAATTTCTTTCTTAATGAAAGGTGGTTTGCCAAACGAAAATAATAATCAACCTCAGGCACGTTTTACTCAAGAGGCACCGCAACAGAAAAAAGAAAAGTTAGTGGAGACCCGTGACGAACATGCTATTGAAGAACAAAACGCGCAACAAAAACCAAAGTCTCAACCTATTCGTGTGGAAGCAAAAATAGGGCGTAACGACCCTTGTCCTTGCGGTAGTGGTAAAAAATACAAAGCTTGTCATGGTGCAGGTATTGCATAA
- a CDS encoding phosphoglucomutase/phosphomannomutase family protein: MTKIKFGTDGWRAIIAKDFTVDNVARVTEATAKWMLTKEKKPTVVLGHDCRFAGELFAETSAKVFIAAGIKVFLAKDFISTPMISLGAVKLKTSLGIIITASHNPPSYNGYKIKGSYGGPLGPEKVQEIEDTIPEKATYDWNSVDLKNAEAIGLLEIVALEDMYIKHVEENFDLKAIKNSGLSFAYDAMYGAGQRVMQRLFPEIHKLHCDNNPGFHGQAPEPIHKNLIEFSEYIKKNGKISCGLATDGDADRIGLYDSKGNFVDSHHIILLLIHYLVKYKNQKGKVAVAFSTTVKIKNMCEHYGLPLDVVKIGFKYICNIMITEDVLVGGEESGGIAIKGHIPERDGIWMGLVIWEFMAKTGKSLNELIEEVYAITGTFCFDRNDLHINDEIKNKVLANCKSGAYKEIGKFKVSRVDDLDGYKFFFDENTWMMIRASGTEPVLRVYAEAANRAIVDEILASAKKVLLG; encoded by the coding sequence ATGACAAAAATTAAATTTGGAACGGATGGCTGGAGAGCTATCATCGCTAAGGATTTTACAGTAGACAATGTAGCACGTGTAACAGAAGCTACAGCGAAATGGATGCTGACTAAAGAGAAAAAACCGACGGTTGTATTAGGACATGATTGTCGTTTTGCAGGTGAACTCTTTGCTGAAACAAGTGCAAAAGTGTTTATTGCAGCAGGTATAAAAGTGTTTTTAGCAAAAGATTTTATCAGTACGCCTATGATTTCTTTAGGCGCGGTGAAATTAAAAACGAGCTTAGGCATTATTATAACAGCAAGTCATAATCCTCCATCATACAACGGTTATAAAATAAAAGGTTCTTATGGTGGACCTTTAGGTCCAGAAAAAGTTCAAGAAATTGAAGATACAATTCCTGAAAAAGCTACCTATGATTGGAATTCGGTGGACTTAAAAAACGCAGAAGCAATTGGATTGCTTGAAATCGTTGCTTTGGAAGACATGTACATTAAACATGTTGAAGAAAATTTTGATTTAAAAGCAATAAAAAACTCTGGTTTAAGTTTTGCTTACGATGCCATGTACGGTGCCGGACAACGTGTTATGCAGCGTTTGTTTCCTGAGATTCATAAATTACATTGCGATAACAATCCGGGCTTTCACGGACAAGCGCCGGAACCCATTCACAAAAATTTAATTGAGTTTAGCGAGTATATAAAAAAGAACGGGAAAATCTCTTGCGGTTTAGCTACTGATGGTGATGCCGATAGAATTGGGCTTTACGACAGCAAAGGAAATTTTGTTGACTCACACCACATTATTTTATTACTGATTCACTATTTGGTAAAATACAAAAACCAAAAAGGAAAAGTAGCGGTTGCTTTTAGCACAACGGTGAAAATTAAAAACATGTGCGAACACTATGGTTTGCCATTAGACGTTGTGAAAATTGGTTTTAAATACATTTGTAACATCATGATAACCGAAGATGTATTGGTTGGTGGTGAAGAAAGCGGTGGTATTGCTATCAAAGGACACATTCCCGAACGTGATGGAATTTGGATGGGATTAGTTATCTGGGAATTTATGGCCAAGACTGGAAAAAGTCTGAACGAATTAATTGAAGAAGTCTACGCAATAACAGGAACTTTTTGTTTTGATAGAAATGATCTTCATATCAACGACGAAATAAAAAATAAAGTTTTAGCAAATTGCAAAAGCGGAGCGTATAAAGAAATTGGCAAATTTAAAGTAAGTCGTGTAGACGATTTAGATGGTTACAAATTCTTTTTCGATGAGAATACCTGGATGATGATTCGCGCGAGCGGTACGGAGCCTGTATTACGCGTGTATGCCGAAGCAGCAAACAGAGCTATTGTAGATGAAATTCTAGCAAGTGCTAAAAAAGTTTTGTTGGGGTAA